The Episyrphus balteatus chromosome 4, idEpiBalt1.1, whole genome shotgun sequence genome includes a window with the following:
- the LOC129917717 gene encoding protein phosphatase 1 regulatory subunit 36-like, with the protein MIRIHKDSVVPKYSTGKWSWNPSKDELNFLSWEGEILERELTVQSSSGYKFKSSINQIEEVIFRQEFARSTDIADDGDIIRIEDIKNLVLFLAPSEILTNKFITFIHNKTIDRFLNALIIYFEYFLRLVEFILIRRDEVSGETTAQVQSTESSQIKRIFSEYLSQYRIILAREYSVIVMGNGEMAPFYHLNTLVKISKTHQDRLLHEMFLAFANQVVWIAHHRKAYQTIDEEMNRLFRSDHFKLTRKELIKFSLTEQELLYGKNNQRVNYRRQNSPLIQEISNVSRRNMPILWLGEKKYRGNDLRMQQLELEFIIPDSDLCLIDVKHGILGNPMSLYNTMLTIDEEKLRERGHSESYDPFWLIRQPYLEIPKLDAIKERSSEQLESYFLIKDNRFKYDKNLIAKWKRRDKVIEYIKSGGLVIDVVERCKKELASNRVIGSNIAGITQAFIARKKFLRKK; encoded by the coding sequence ATGATTCGAATTCATAAAGACAGTGTAGTACCAAAATACTCCACTGGCAAATGGTCATGGAATCCCTCCAAGGACGAATTGAATTTCTTGTCATGGGAAGGTGAAATCTTGGAGCGTGAACTAACCGTTCAATCATCAAGCGGTTACAAATTCAAATCATCTATCAATCAAATTGAAGAAGTAATATTCCGGCAGGAATTCGCTAGAAGTACTGATATTGCCGATGATGGAGACATAATTCGAATTGAGGACATCAAGAATCTGGTATTGTTTCTTGCACCATCCGAAATccttacaaacaaatttataacaTTCATTCACAATAAGACAATTGATCGATTTTTGAATGCGCtgataatttattttgagtatTTCTTGCGTCTAGTCGAGTTTATACTTATCCGACGGGATGAAGTGTCTGGAGAGACTACAGCTCAAGTTCAAAGTACTGAAAGCAGTCAAATCAAACGAATATTTTCAGAATATCTTTCTCAGTATCGAATAATTCTTGCTCGGGAATACAGTGTGATAGTAATGGGAAATGGTGAAATGGCTCCTTTTTATCATCTCAATACTCTTGTCAAGATATCAAAAACTCATCAAGATAGATTACTCCATGAGATGTTTCTAGCTTTTGCTAACCAAGTGGTTTGGATAGCTCATCATCGTAAAGCTTATCAAACAATCGATGAAGAAatgaatcgattatttcgatCAGATCATTTTAAACTTACTCgaaaagaattaataaaatttagtcTTACTGAACAAGAATTGCTCTATGGAAAGAATAATCAGCGAGTCAATTATCGACGACAGAATTCTCCATTGATTCAAGAGATTTCCAATGTAAGTCGTCGTAATATGCCAATTTTATGGTTAGGAGAGAAAAAATATCGTGGAAATGATCTTCGAATGCAACAACTTGAGTTGGAATTTATCATTCCTGATAGTGATTTGTGTTTGATCGATGTAAAACATGGAATTTTGGGCAACCCAATGTCATTGTATAACACAATGCTAACAATAGACGAAGAGAAACTAAGAGAACGTGGACATTCGGAAAGTTATGATCCTTTTTGGTTGATAAGACAACCTTATTTGGAAATTCCAAAACTCGATGCGATCAAAGAAAGAAGCAGTGAGCAGTTGGAAtcctattttttaatcaaagataACAGATTTAAATATGACAAGAACTTGATTGCCAAATGGAAACGAAGGGATAAGGTTATCGAGTATATCAAAAGCGGAGGACTTGTGATTGATGTGGTTGAAAGATGTAAGAAGGAATTAGCTTCGAACAGAGTGATAGGTTCGAACATAGCTGGTATAACCCAGGCATTTATTGCTAGGAAGAAATTTTTGAGAAAGAAGTGA